A single genomic interval of Chitinophaga sp. 180180018-3 harbors:
- a CDS encoding ABC-F family ATP-binding cassette domain-containing protein — protein MHYVTVEGLTKSFGTKPLFRDISFHIEEGDKIALVALNGTGKSTLLRILCGRETPDEGKVWIHKDVTVVMLEQQTGFDESKSVIENIFNQSHPVLNAIKAYELLTEEGHEPDLDKLTTAIAKMDELNAWHFDAKVKQILGKLNIHNLEQPVGSLSGGQQKRVALAKVLIEIGFEHKHVLLIMDEPTNHLDVGMIEWLENYLDQEKVTLLLVTHDRYFLDSVCNEIMELDREQLFIYKGDYENYLERKAAREESDKSSVEKARNLYRKELEWMRKQPKARTTKSKSRQDAFYDVKEKAATKIADQQLELNVKMTRLGGKILELKKVYKSYGDLKILKGFDYTFKKGERVGVVGKNGVGKSTFLHMLLGKEQPDSGKINIGETIVFGDYSQAGLVVKEDMRVIEFVKNIAENFPLADGTKVSAAQFLELFLFPAEKQYTYISKLSGGEKRRLHLLSILFRNPNFLVLDEPTNDLDLPTLSILENFLLEFQGCVMIVSHDRYFMDKLVDHLFVFEGNGEIRDFPGNYTQYREWEREEEKKKTAAPKKEQAIQESIVTPVTENKARKMSFKEKRELELLEKEIEALETEKKDIETALSTGALPFEKMEPMSHRIGEIIQLLDDKGMRWLELSEING, from the coding sequence ATGCATTACGTTACAGTTGAGGGGCTTACCAAATCATTTGGCACCAAACCATTATTCAGAGACATATCTTTCCATATAGAAGAAGGCGATAAAATAGCACTGGTAGCATTGAATGGTACCGGGAAATCCACGTTGCTCCGCATTTTATGCGGTAGGGAAACCCCGGACGAAGGAAAGGTCTGGATTCATAAAGACGTAACCGTTGTAATGCTGGAGCAGCAAACCGGGTTCGATGAATCAAAGTCGGTGATTGAAAATATCTTCAATCAGAGTCATCCTGTGCTGAACGCCATCAAAGCATATGAACTGTTGACGGAAGAAGGCCATGAACCCGACCTGGATAAATTGACTACAGCTATCGCCAAAATGGATGAATTAAATGCCTGGCATTTTGATGCAAAGGTGAAACAAATCCTGGGCAAGCTGAACATACATAACCTGGAACAACCCGTAGGCTCACTCTCCGGAGGCCAGCAGAAGAGGGTGGCATTGGCGAAGGTATTGATAGAAATAGGCTTTGAACATAAACATGTACTGCTTATCATGGACGAGCCCACCAACCACCTGGACGTTGGGATGATAGAATGGCTGGAGAATTACCTGGACCAGGAAAAAGTAACCCTGCTGCTGGTAACGCACGACCGCTATTTTCTGGACAGTGTTTGTAATGAGATCATGGAGCTGGATAGGGAGCAGTTGTTCATTTATAAGGGCGACTATGAAAATTATCTGGAAAGAAAGGCGGCAAGGGAAGAGAGCGACAAATCGAGTGTGGAAAAAGCGCGCAATCTGTACCGGAAGGAGCTGGAATGGATGCGTAAGCAGCCTAAGGCCCGAACCACCAAATCCAAGTCCCGCCAGGATGCTTTTTATGATGTAAAAGAAAAGGCTGCTACGAAGATCGCGGATCAACAACTGGAGCTGAATGTGAAGATGACCCGCCTCGGAGGCAAGATCCTTGAGTTAAAGAAAGTATATAAATCCTATGGCGACCTGAAGATCCTGAAAGGATTCGACTACACGTTTAAGAAAGGAGAACGTGTGGGGGTTGTAGGTAAGAACGGAGTCGGAAAATCTACCTTTCTGCATATGCTGCTCGGTAAGGAGCAACCGGATTCGGGCAAGATCAATATAGGGGAAACTATCGTATTCGGGGATTATTCACAGGCCGGGCTGGTCGTGAAAGAAGATATGCGGGTAATAGAATTTGTGAAGAATATTGCGGAGAACTTCCCGCTTGCCGATGGTACTAAAGTGAGTGCAGCGCAATTCCTGGAGCTTTTCCTGTTCCCTGCGGAAAAACAATATACCTATATATCTAAGTTGAGTGGTGGCGAAAAAAGACGCCTGCACCTGCTCTCTATCCTGTTCCGTAATCCGAACTTCCTCGTACTCGATGAACCAACAAACGACCTGGATCTGCCAACTCTTAGCATATTGGAAAACTTCCTGCTGGAATTCCAGGGCTGCGTGATGATCGTGAGTCACGACCGCTATTTTATGGATAAACTGGTAGATCACCTGTTTGTGTTTGAAGGAAACGGAGAGATAAGAGATTTCCCAGGTAACTACACGCAATACAGGGAGTGGGAGCGGGAGGAAGAAAAGAAGAAGACAGCAGCGCCTAAAAAAGAGCAGGCTATCCAGGAATCGATAGTGACGCCTGTAACAGAGAATAAGGCCCGGAAAATGTCGTTTAAAGAAAAGCGGGAACTGGAGTTACTGGAAAAAGAAATTGAGGCATTGGAAA